From uncultured Roseateles sp., the proteins below share one genomic window:
- a CDS encoding branched-chain amino acid ABC transporter permease yields the protein MRRLGSTALLALALVGLAAAPQMADGGTLRLFSEIALTLAMAQMWNLLAGYAGLVSMGHQAFIGTGAYLLFLLSDLLNLSPYWTLPLAGLGAAALAALLAPLLFRLRDAYFSIGMWVLAEIVRLLVTKSDRLGGESGVPLQAMRLVDAGSFQQIAFWISGAIGLASVVGVYALMRSRFGLGLMTVRDNELAATSIGVNVWRNRFAAFVISAFGCGLAGAAHFMGTMFVAPDAAFDINWVVSVMFIVIIGGIGTIEGPLIGTVLFFGLRECFASLLGLSGGWYLMAMGCIAIVVMLVAPRGLWGLARERFGLRGFSIQRFPPAEPSTGLTPTPSSRNPFAP from the coding sequence ATGAGGCGCCTGGGCAGCACCGCGCTGCTGGCGCTGGCGCTTGTTGGCTTGGCAGCGGCGCCGCAGATGGCCGACGGCGGCACGCTACGTCTGTTCAGCGAGATCGCGCTCACACTGGCGATGGCGCAGATGTGGAACCTGCTGGCTGGCTATGCGGGCCTGGTGTCCATGGGCCATCAGGCCTTCATAGGCACCGGCGCCTACCTGCTGTTCCTGCTCTCGGACCTGTTGAACCTCTCGCCCTACTGGACGCTGCCGCTGGCCGGCCTCGGTGCGGCGGCGCTGGCCGCGTTGCTGGCGCCGCTGCTGTTCCGGCTGCGCGACGCCTACTTCTCGATCGGCATGTGGGTGCTGGCCGAGATCGTGCGCCTGCTGGTCACCAAGAGCGACCGGCTGGGCGGTGAGTCGGGTGTGCCGCTGCAGGCCATGCGCCTGGTCGATGCCGGCTCGTTCCAGCAGATCGCGTTCTGGATCTCCGGCGCCATCGGCCTGGCCAGCGTGGTGGGCGTGTACGCGCTGATGCGCTCGCGCTTCGGCCTGGGCCTGATGACGGTGCGCGACAACGAGCTGGCCGCCACCAGCATTGGCGTGAACGTGTGGCGCAACCGCTTTGCCGCCTTCGTGATCTCGGCCTTCGGCTGCGGGCTGGCGGGGGCCGCGCATTTCATGGGCACGATGTTCGTCGCGCCCGATGCGGCCTTCGACATCAACTGGGTCGTCAGCGTGATGTTCATCGTCATCATCGGCGGCATAGGCACCATCGAAGGGCCCTTGATCGGCACCGTGCTGTTCTTCGGCCTGCGCGAATGCTTTGCCAGCCTGCTGGGCCTGTCCGGCGGCTGGTATCTGATGGCCATGGGCTGCATTGCCATTGTCGTGATGCTGGTGGCACCGCGCGGCCTCTGGGGCCTGGCGCGTGAACGCTTTGGTCTGCGCGGCTTCTCGATCCAGCGCTTCCCGCCCGCCGAGCCCAGCACGGGCCTGACCCCAACCCCTTCGTCCCGCAACCCCTTCGCCCCATGA
- a CDS encoding ABC transporter substrate-binding protein produces the protein MPTQAPIPTTGPSDESAALSRRQLLAAGAGAALAGMPALGAAQAAKTIKIGYLTTLSGARANFGEADTWGLERVRAALKDGLKIDGTVYKVEIVVRDTQTDANRSATLASELVLREKVDLLLVQDSDAALSAGQLCDVNGVPMISTMGPWQAVVFGRGSTPDKGFPYSFHFFWGAEDVLKNFFGMWDGLKVPRVLGSMYIDNAPGHSFNDGNTGIPGGAKQRGYKDINTGFFKIATDDFTNQVSAFKAGNASIVSGFAFANHFATFWKQAQQANYRPEVVTMAAAFLFPSAVESLGAAGNGMSTEIWWTPAFPYKSSLTGQSARELATDWEKSTGKQWTQPLGYGHALFEVGIAALKASPNPKDKKALRDAIAGLQMETVVGPVNFKTSTIKSVAVTELAGGQWRRSKSGKFPYELLITHNSTARKIAVEDELKLLSQLKA, from the coding sequence ATGCCCACGCAAGCCCCCATTCCGACAACAGGCCCGTCAGACGAAAGCGCTGCGCTGTCGCGCCGCCAGCTGCTGGCCGCCGGCGCTGGCGCCGCGCTGGCCGGCATGCCCGCCCTGGGCGCGGCCCAGGCTGCCAAGACGATCAAGATCGGCTATCTGACCACGCTGTCCGGTGCGCGAGCCAATTTCGGCGAAGCCGACACCTGGGGCCTGGAGCGCGTGCGTGCTGCGTTGAAAGACGGTTTGAAGATTGACGGTACGGTCTACAAGGTCGAGATCGTCGTGCGCGACACCCAGACCGACGCCAACCGCAGTGCCACCCTGGCCAGCGAGCTGGTGCTGCGCGAGAAGGTCGACCTGCTGCTGGTGCAGGACAGCGACGCCGCGCTCTCGGCCGGCCAGCTGTGCGACGTCAACGGCGTGCCGATGATTTCCACCATGGGCCCCTGGCAGGCCGTCGTGTTCGGCCGCGGCTCGACGCCGGACAAGGGCTTCCCCTACTCCTTCCATTTCTTCTGGGGCGCCGAGGACGTGCTGAAGAACTTCTTCGGCATGTGGGACGGCCTGAAGGTGCCCCGCGTGCTGGGCAGCATGTACATCGACAACGCGCCCGGCCACTCGTTCAACGATGGCAACACCGGCATACCCGGCGGCGCCAAGCAGCGTGGCTACAAGGACATCAACACCGGCTTCTTCAAGATCGCCACCGACGATTTCACCAATCAGGTGTCGGCCTTCAAGGCGGGCAATGCCAGCATCGTCTCGGGCTTTGCCTTCGCCAACCACTTCGCCACCTTCTGGAAGCAGGCCCAGCAGGCCAACTACCGGCCCGAGGTGGTGACGATGGCGGCGGCCTTTCTGTTCCCCAGTGCGGTGGAGTCGCTGGGCGCGGCGGGCAACGGCATGTCGACCGAGATCTGGTGGACGCCGGCCTTCCCCTACAAATCGTCGCTCACCGGCCAGAGTGCCCGCGAGCTGGCGACCGACTGGGAGAAAAGCACCGGCAAGCAGTGGACCCAGCCGCTCGGCTACGGCCATGCGCTGTTCGAGGTGGGCATCGCGGCGCTGAAGGCCAGCCCGAATCCGAAGGACAAGAAGGCGCTGCGCGATGCCATCGCCGGCCTGCAGATGGAAACGGTGGTGGGCCCAGTCAACTTCAAGACCAGCACGATCAAGAGCGTGGCCGTCACCGAGCTGGCGGGCGGGCAATGGCGGCGCAGCAAGTCGGGCAAGTTCCCCTACGAACTGCTGATCACGCACAACAGCACGGCCAGGAAGATCGCCGTTGAAGACGAGCTCAAGCTGCTGTCGCAGCTGAAGGCCTGA
- a CDS encoding porin translates to MKNTTILSQALALALLGGALDAAQAQSVTLFGRLDAGVAKQSGDVLGSTAWQLQDGAGSLFGIRGSEDLGGGLSVSFDLQHWLDSSSGSTLNPDPQPPGGGLKFWGRRAVVSLKGSFGQVTLGRDLSPVFVQGVLVDPFTFDRAACLCGGAVALSKDRSSGKPYVAAGSVANVGAARYDNAIIYAAPAMGDIRVSAMVALNENQVLGGKRSYGLAFDYGAHFGAPLALSLGFEQNGTIATAGGAGKYWIAAGGYRFDAYRLTAAYSSGKLDANGDRTRNLLLGGEIALGASTLLASFDHFTNRGVANWESNKLTVGYHYSFSKRTMLYADASNVRAKGQGSGARVNAFDTGISHDF, encoded by the coding sequence ATGAAGAACACAACAATCCTTTCCCAAGCGCTCGCGCTGGCCCTGCTGGGTGGCGCCTTGGACGCGGCCCAGGCGCAGTCCGTCACCCTGTTCGGCCGGCTCGACGCCGGCGTGGCCAAGCAGTCGGGCGATGTGCTCGGCTCCACCGCCTGGCAGCTGCAGGACGGCGCCGGCAGCCTGTTCGGCATACGCGGCAGCGAAGACCTGGGCGGGGGCCTGTCGGTCTCGTTCGATCTGCAGCACTGGCTCGACTCCAGCTCGGGCAGCACCCTCAACCCCGACCCGCAGCCACCCGGCGGCGGGCTGAAGTTCTGGGGTCGCCGTGCCGTGGTGTCGCTGAAGGGCAGCTTCGGCCAGGTGACCCTGGGGCGCGATCTGTCCCCGGTGTTTGTCCAGGGCGTGCTGGTCGACCCCTTCACCTTCGACCGCGCGGCCTGCCTGTGTGGCGGCGCGGTGGCGCTGTCCAAGGACCGGAGCAGCGGCAAGCCCTATGTGGCCGCCGGTTCGGTGGCCAATGTGGGGGCAGCGCGCTATGACAATGCCATCATCTACGCCGCGCCGGCCATGGGCGACATCCGTGTGAGCGCGATGGTGGCGCTCAACGAGAACCAGGTGCTGGGCGGCAAGCGCAGCTACGGGCTGGCCTTCGACTACGGCGCGCACTTCGGCGCCCCGCTGGCGCTGAGCCTGGGCTTCGAGCAGAACGGCACCATCGCCACCGCCGGCGGCGCCGGCAAATACTGGATCGCGGCAGGCGGCTACCGCTTCGACGCCTACCGCCTCACGGCCGCCTACTCATCGGGCAAGCTCGATGCCAATGGCGACCGCACCCGCAATCTGCTGCTGGGCGGCGAGATCGCCCTGGGCGCGAGCACCCTGCTGGCCTCGTTCGACCATTTCACCAACCGGGGCGTGGCCAACTGGGAGTCGAACAAGCTGACCGTGGGCTACCACTACAGCTTCTCGAAACGCACCATGCTGTATGCCGACGCCTCGAACGTGCGCGCCAAGGGCCAGGGCTCCGGCGCTCGCGTGAATGCCTTTGACACCGGCATCTCGCACGACTTCTAA
- a CDS encoding ATP-binding cassette domain-containing protein, translating into MPDCLVIQGLSKRYGQVVVADDLGLVLARGHCLGVVGPNGAGKSSLFNLITGVARPDAGSIRLDGSELVGLAPSARARRGVARAFQIPQPFAHLSAYENALAAATFAAGLAPAAAARAAVRALEQCGLAPRMHEPAGRLPLLDRKRLELAKGLAAQPRLLMLDEIAGGLTEPEVLQLTELILSLKQDVALIWIEHIAQALMAVADRIMVLNFGRKLLEDAPQAAMNSREVHEVYMGVKAPQGEAHGPA; encoded by the coding sequence ATGCCGGACTGCCTCGTTATCCAGGGCCTGAGCAAGCGCTATGGCCAGGTCGTCGTCGCCGACGATCTGGGCCTGGTGCTGGCGCGCGGCCATTGCCTGGGCGTGGTCGGGCCCAACGGCGCGGGCAAGAGCTCGCTGTTCAATCTGATCACCGGCGTGGCCCGGCCCGACGCCGGCAGCATCCGGCTCGACGGCTCCGAGCTGGTGGGCCTGGCGCCCAGTGCACGGGCGCGCCGCGGCGTGGCCCGGGCGTTCCAGATTCCGCAGCCCTTCGCCCATCTCAGTGCCTACGAGAACGCCTTGGCAGCGGCCACCTTCGCCGCCGGCCTGGCACCTGCGGCCGCCGCACGCGCTGCCGTGCGGGCCTTGGAGCAGTGCGGCCTGGCGCCGCGCATGCACGAGCCGGCCGGCCGCCTGCCGCTGCTCGACCGCAAGCGCCTGGAGCTGGCCAAGGGCCTGGCCGCCCAGCCACGCCTGCTGATGCTGGACGAGATTGCCGGCGGGCTGACCGAGCCCGAGGTGCTGCAGCTCACCGAGCTCATCCTCAGTCTCAAGCAAGACGTGGCCCTGATCTGGATCGAGCACATCGCCCAGGCGCTGATGGCTGTGGCGGACCGCATCATGGTGCTCAACTTCGGCCGCAAGCTGCTGGAAGACGCGCCGCAGGCGGCCATGAACAGCCGCGAGGTGCATGAGGTTTACATGGGTGTGAAAGCGCCGCAGGGGGAGGCCCATGGCCCTGCTTGA
- a CDS encoding branched-chain amino acid ABC transporter permease produces the protein MAWLETLVNGLLLGGLYALFGLGLALVFGVMRVVNLAHGEFVVLAAYFAAALAQQFPGVSPLLLILPVALAAFVLGYALQLLLVNRAVAAGDPLAPVLLTFGIAVVLRNLMVELFGTDPRALDAGALSTAGFELAGLRVGLYPLLVLGLALLAFGALHWLLRHTRFGLVLRATSDHRQIVRTMGVQPQRVYGVVMGLSLVFAAMAGVLLAMRSSFTPFSGVERLLVAFEVVIIGGLGSVWGALAGGLALGVAQLAGQRFDSNAGALYAHLLFFAILLLRPQGLAGARA, from the coding sequence ATGGCCTGGCTCGAAACCCTCGTCAACGGCCTGCTGCTGGGCGGCCTGTACGCCTTGTTCGGCCTCGGCCTGGCCCTGGTGTTCGGCGTGATGCGCGTGGTCAATCTCGCCCACGGCGAATTCGTCGTGCTGGCGGCCTACTTTGCCGCGGCGCTGGCCCAGCAGTTCCCGGGCGTATCGCCGCTGCTGCTGATACTGCCGGTGGCGCTGGCCGCCTTCGTGCTGGGCTATGCGCTGCAGCTGCTGCTGGTGAACCGCGCCGTGGCCGCCGGCGACCCGCTGGCGCCGGTGCTGCTGACCTTCGGCATTGCCGTGGTGCTGCGCAATCTGATGGTCGAGCTGTTCGGCACCGACCCACGCGCGCTGGACGCCGGTGCGCTCTCCACTGCCGGCTTCGAGCTGGCGGGCCTGCGCGTCGGCCTGTATCCGCTGCTGGTGCTGGGCCTGGCCTTGCTGGCCTTTGGTGCGCTGCACTGGCTGCTGAGGCACACCCGCTTTGGCCTGGTGCTGCGCGCCACCTCGGACCATCGCCAGATCGTGCGCACCATGGGCGTGCAGCCGCAGCGCGTGTATGGCGTGGTGATGGGCCTGTCGCTGGTGTTTGCCGCCATGGCCGGCGTGCTGCTGGCCATGCGCAGCTCGTTCACGCCGTTCTCCGGGGTGGAGCGCCTGCTGGTGGCCTTCGAGGTGGTGATCATCGGCGGCCTGGGTTCGGTCTGGGGCGCGCTCGCCGGTGGCCTGGCCCTGGGCGTGGCCCAGCTGGCGGGCCAGCGCTTCGACTCGAATGCCGGCGCGCTGTATGCGCACCTGCTGTTCTTCGCCATCCTGCTGCTGAGGCCGCAGGGCCTGGCCGGAGCAAGGGCATGA
- a CDS encoding Tm-1-like ATP-binding domain-containing protein: MNESTILLIGTADTKADELLFLAQCIATQGGRALLMDVGVGRPEHPDLALAITNQAVAEAAGTSLAAIAALGDENAAMTLMAAGAVALALQLHAQGRVQGVLALGGTMGTDLALDVTAALPLGLPKCIVTTVAFSHLIPPERLAPDLMMMLWAGGLFGLNSLCRTLLAQAAGAVLGACRSLPATSGQAPMVAISSLGKSCLRYMVRLKPALEARGYEVAVFHCTGMGGRALEALARQRRFVAVLDLCLQELGNQSQGSVVTAGADRLEAAGALGIPQIVAPGGMDMIDLQAWRPLAPRYEGRPYHAHNRLIASVLMNAGERREAARLLAAKLARAQGPTALVLPRGGIEAWDRPGEPLHDPEGLSAFCDELRAQLRPPVQLLELEAHINDDAFSDAVLAVFDDWVARGLFASGHLPP, translated from the coding sequence GTGAACGAGTCCACCATCCTGCTGATAGGCACCGCCGACACCAAGGCCGACGAGCTGCTGTTCCTGGCGCAGTGCATTGCCACGCAGGGCGGCCGGGCCCTGCTGATGGACGTGGGCGTGGGCCGGCCGGAGCACCCCGATCTGGCCCTGGCCATCACCAACCAGGCGGTGGCCGAGGCGGCCGGCACCAGCCTGGCCGCGATCGCCGCGCTGGGCGACGAGAACGCCGCGATGACCTTGATGGCCGCCGGCGCCGTGGCCCTGGCGCTGCAGCTGCATGCGCAGGGCCGTGTGCAGGGGGTGCTGGCGCTGGGCGGCACCATGGGCACCGACCTGGCGCTGGACGTCACCGCCGCGCTGCCCCTGGGCCTGCCCAAGTGCATCGTCACCACGGTGGCCTTCTCGCACCTGATTCCGCCCGAACGCCTGGCGCCCGACTTGATGATGATGCTCTGGGCCGGCGGCCTGTTCGGCCTCAACAGCCTGTGCCGCACCCTGCTGGCCCAGGCCGCCGGCGCCGTGCTGGGCGCCTGCCGCAGCCTGCCGGCGACCAGCGGGCAAGCGCCTATGGTGGCCATCAGCTCGCTGGGCAAATCCTGCCTGCGCTATATGGTGCGCCTGAAGCCGGCGCTGGAGGCGCGCGGCTACGAGGTGGCGGTGTTCCATTGCACCGGCATGGGCGGGCGGGCGCTGGAGGCGCTGGCACGCCAGCGCCGCTTCGTGGCCGTGCTCGATCTGTGCCTGCAGGAGCTGGGCAACCAATCGCAGGGCTCGGTGGTCACCGCCGGAGCCGACCGGCTCGAGGCGGCCGGTGCTCTGGGCATTCCACAAATCGTCGCGCCGGGCGGCATGGACATGATTGATCTGCAGGCCTGGCGGCCGCTGGCGCCTCGATACGAGGGCCGGCCCTATCACGCGCACAACCGGCTGATCGCCTCGGTGCTGATGAACGCTGGCGAGCGCCGCGAAGCGGCCCGTCTGCTGGCCGCCAAGCTGGCGCGGGCGCAGGGCCCCACGGCCCTGGTGCTGCCGCGCGGTGGCATCGAAGCCTGGGACCGCCCCGGCGAGCCGCTGCATGACCCCGAGGGCCTGAGTGCCTTCTGCGACGAACTGCGCGCACAGCTGCGGCCGCCGGTGCAACTGCTGGAGCTCGAGGCCCACATCAACGACGACGCCTTCAGCGACGCCGTGCTGGCCGTCTTCGACGACTGGGTGGCCCGCGGCCTGTTCGCGTCGGGCCATTTGCCGCCATGA
- a CDS encoding ABC transporter ATP-binding protein — protein MALLELAGVDSHYGDLQSLFGLSLQVGEGELVALIGANGAGKSTLINAIAGLHPCRGGRIAFDGAAIERQPAERIARLGLALVPEGRQLFASLTVEENLRMGAHTGRPGPWSLDTVYALFPVLREFRGRPATSLSGGQQQMVSIGRALMANPRLMLCDEISLGLAPIVIEQIYRAFAEIRAQGLSLLIVEQDVTRACAVADRVYCLLKGRVTLAGTPATLAPAQIAAAYFGAGAQAMADTIKEA, from the coding sequence ATGGCCCTGCTTGAATTGGCCGGGGTGGACAGCCACTACGGCGACCTGCAGTCGCTGTTCGGCCTGTCGCTGCAAGTGGGCGAGGGCGAGCTGGTGGCCCTGATAGGCGCCAATGGCGCCGGCAAGTCGACGCTGATCAACGCCATTGCCGGCCTGCACCCCTGCCGCGGCGGGCGCATCGCCTTTGATGGCGCGGCCATCGAACGTCAGCCGGCCGAGCGCATCGCGCGCCTGGGTCTGGCCCTGGTGCCCGAGGGGCGTCAGCTGTTCGCCTCGCTGACCGTGGAAGAGAACCTGCGCATGGGTGCCCACACCGGCCGGCCCGGCCCCTGGTCGCTGGACACCGTGTACGCGCTGTTCCCGGTGCTGCGCGAGTTCCGCGGGCGGCCGGCCACCAGCCTGTCGGGCGGGCAGCAGCAGATGGTGAGCATAGGCCGGGCGTTGATGGCCAATCCGCGCCTGATGCTGTGCGACGAGATCTCGCTGGGCCTGGCGCCCATCGTCATCGAGCAGATCTACCGCGCCTTTGCCGAGATCCGGGCCCAGGGCCTGTCGCTGCTGATCGTCGAGCAGGACGTGACCCGGGCCTGTGCCGTGGCCGACCGCGTCTACTGCCTGCTCAAGGGCCGCGTCACCCTGGCCGGCACGCCCGCCACCTTGGCGCCGGCGCAGATTGCCGCTGCCTATTTCGGTGCTGGGGCGCAGGCCATGGCCGACACGATCAAGGAGGCCTGA
- a CDS encoding SDR family oxidoreductase, whose protein sequence is MKGRRVFVSGAASGIGAAVVERLCGEGARLLAFDRNAAALQALAERTGAQPLAGDITVQADVARAVAAAQAWGGIDAVVNAAGVVAADEPEGVLDATWERMLAVNLTGTMRVCRAALPLLRAAGGGAIVNVASVAAFNSTPGSASYAPSKAGVVAYTRNLAYAHGAEGIRANCLCPGWTRTAMAEQEMREAAALSGSTAEQEFAALAQRLALRRIASPAEMASCIRFLASDEASFVTGAVLVADGGGRQPAAARGW, encoded by the coding sequence ATGAAGGGCCGGCGCGTGTTCGTCAGCGGCGCGGCCAGCGGCATCGGCGCGGCCGTCGTCGAGCGCCTGTGCGGCGAGGGCGCCCGGTTGCTGGCCTTCGACCGCAACGCCGCGGCGCTGCAGGCCTTGGCCGAGCGCACCGGCGCGCAGCCGCTGGCGGGCGACATCACCGTGCAGGCCGATGTGGCGCGTGCTGTGGCCGCAGCACAGGCCTGGGGTGGCATCGACGCAGTGGTGAATGCCGCCGGCGTGGTGGCCGCCGACGAACCCGAGGGCGTGCTCGACGCCACCTGGGAGCGCATGCTGGCCGTCAACCTGACCGGCACCATGCGCGTGTGCCGCGCCGCCTTGCCGCTGCTGCGCGCCGCGGGTGGCGGCGCCATTGTCAACGTCGCCTCGGTGGCGGCCTTCAACTCCACGCCAGGCAGCGCCAGCTATGCGCCGTCCAAGGCCGGCGTGGTGGCCTACACCCGCAATCTGGCCTATGCCCATGGCGCCGAGGGCATTCGCGCCAACTGCCTGTGCCCGGGCTGGACGCGCACCGCCATGGCCGAGCAGGAGATGCGCGAGGCCGCCGCGCTGTCGGGCAGCACGGCCGAGCAGGAATTCGCGGCGCTGGCTCAGCGCCTGGCGCTGCGGCGCATCGCCAGCCCGGCGGAGATGGCCAGCTGCATACGCTTCCTGGCCAGCGATGAAGCCTCTTTCGTCACCGGTGCCGTGCTGGTGGCCGATGGCGGCGGGCGCCAGCCCGCCGCGGCGCGGGGCTGGTAG
- a CDS encoding class II histone deacetylase has product MKTTAYYHDERTLWHVPGGLHALFLPVGGWVQPMAGSGMAESPDSKRRIKSLMDASGLTAHLDVRSAEMVSEADLLRVHAAGYVQQFKALSDAGGGDLGEVAPFGPGSYEIAKLSAGLVKAAMDSVLRGEHANAFAMSRPPGHHALREHSMGFCLFNNIAVAIEAMKAAHDIERIAVIDWDVHHGNGTQQIFYERADVLTLSLHQEHCFPFGYSGAEDTGAGAGRGYNVNIPLLPGGGHASYLHAFERIVLPVIDRYKPQLIVVASGLDANGVDPLARMQLYGESFRQMTRMVKQLAQRHCGGRLVVAHEGGYAEACVPFCGLALMEELCGHRTEVQDPFEEIFRLQQPSRRFMDLQRQLIDEMAVIHGL; this is encoded by the coding sequence ATGAAAACCACCGCCTACTACCACGATGAACGCACGCTCTGGCATGTGCCTGGAGGCCTGCATGCGCTGTTCCTGCCGGTGGGCGGCTGGGTGCAGCCGATGGCCGGCAGCGGCATGGCCGAGTCACCCGATTCGAAGCGCCGCATCAAGTCGCTGATGGATGCCTCGGGCCTGACTGCCCACCTGGACGTACGCAGCGCCGAGATGGTCAGCGAGGCCGATCTGCTGCGCGTGCACGCGGCCGGCTATGTGCAGCAGTTCAAGGCGCTCAGCGATGCCGGCGGCGGCGACCTCGGCGAGGTGGCGCCCTTCGGTCCGGGCAGCTACGAAATCGCCAAGCTCTCGGCCGGCCTGGTGAAGGCCGCCATGGACAGCGTGCTGCGCGGCGAGCATGCGAATGCCTTCGCCATGTCGCGCCCGCCCGGCCACCACGCGCTGCGCGAGCACAGCATGGGCTTTTGCCTGTTCAACAACATCGCCGTGGCGATCGAGGCGATGAAGGCCGCGCACGACATCGAGCGCATCGCCGTGATCGACTGGGACGTGCACCACGGCAACGGCACGCAGCAGATCTTCTACGAGCGCGCCGATGTGCTGACCCTTTCGTTGCACCAGGAGCACTGCTTCCCCTTCGGCTACAGCGGCGCCGAGGACACAGGCGCCGGCGCGGGTCGCGGCTACAACGTCAACATTCCGCTGCTGCCCGGCGGCGGGCATGCCTCCTACCTGCATGCCTTCGAGCGCATCGTGCTGCCGGTGATAGACCGCTACAAGCCGCAGCTCATCGTCGTGGCCAGCGGCCTGGACGCCAACGGCGTGGACCCGCTGGCGCGCATGCAGCTGTACGGCGAATCGTTCCGCCAGATGACGCGCATGGTCAAGCAGCTGGCCCAGCGCCACTGCGGCGGCAGGCTGGTGGTGGCCCACGAGGGCGGCTACGCCGAGGCCTGCGTACCGTTCTGCGGTCTGGCGCTGATGGAAGAGCTTTGCGGCCACCGCACCGAGGTGCAGGACCCGTTTGAAGAGATTTTCAGGTTGCAGCAACCGTCGCGGCGCTTCATGGACCTGCAACGCCAGTTGATCGACGAGATGGCCGTCATCCACGGCCTTTGA
- a CDS encoding SDR family oxidoreductase produces MPFRFDGRVALVTGAGRGIGAAAATRLAEAGAQVLLANRSIDAARVLAVDLRARGLRAQAIPYEADEAGCRQAVHDTLGATGRLDVLLHNAGGCNWATLEALDSAGLEAALSLNLKTCFWLTQAALPALKVSGGRIVITSSVTGPRVAMLGAAHYAAAKAGVNGFIKSAALELARHRITVNGVEPGFVAKPQGRLSQPAVRERLLRYIPLGCAGQPDDVAWAMLYLASDEARWITGQTLVIDGGMTLPESGQVMDDFHVAMEAGQ; encoded by the coding sequence ATGCCGTTCCGTTTCGATGGCAGGGTGGCCCTGGTCACCGGTGCCGGCCGCGGCATCGGTGCGGCCGCGGCCACGCGTCTGGCCGAGGCCGGCGCCCAGGTGCTGCTGGCCAATCGCTCTATCGACGCCGCGCGCGTGCTGGCCGTGGACTTGCGTGCGCGTGGCCTGCGCGCCCAGGCCATTCCCTATGAAGCCGACGAGGCCGGCTGCCGCCAGGCCGTGCACGACACGCTGGGTGCTACCGGCCGGCTGGACGTGCTGCTGCACAACGCCGGCGGCTGCAACTGGGCCACGCTGGAGGCGCTGGACAGCGCCGGGCTGGAGGCGGCCCTGAGCCTGAACCTGAAGACCTGCTTCTGGCTGACGCAGGCCGCCTTGCCCGCACTCAAAGTGAGCGGCGGCCGCATCGTCATCACCTCCTCGGTGACCGGCCCGCGCGTGGCCATGCTGGGCGCGGCGCATTACGCGGCGGCCAAGGCGGGCGTCAACGGTTTCATCAAGTCGGCCGCGCTGGAGCTGGCACGGCACCGCATCACTGTCAACGGCGTCGAGCCCGGCTTCGTGGCCAAGCCGCAGGGCCGGCTCAGCCAGCCGGCGGTGCGCGAACGGCTGCTGCGCTACATTCCGCTGGGCTGCGCCGGCCAGCCCGACGACGTGGCCTGGGCGATGCTGTACCTGGCCAGCGACGAGGCGCGCTGGATCACCGGCCAGACCCTGGTCATCGATGGCGGCATGACCTTGCCCGAATCGGGCCAGGTGATGGACGACTTTCATGTCGCGATGGAGGCAGGCCAGTGA